A genomic window from Quercus lobata isolate SW786 chromosome 10, ValleyOak3.0 Primary Assembly, whole genome shotgun sequence includes:
- the LOC115964788 gene encoding uncharacterized protein LOC115964788, which produces MAWAIWSNRNSIVHKDGGLSPLQVWHRARNAVEEFTCSASWDFGLVRPASSRWSPPPPRVFKVNVDGASSEQEGSSSVGVVIRDVNGQVVAALCLPFQSYFSAELSKVFALEQGVLFAQELQLPWIIFESDALAVIQAINDKATGSIFGHLIQGIYQVCESFESCHFKYLSRSYNSVAYELAQHARRTGNCQIWKGVAPPFVLSFLQYDMQSDLCS; this is translated from the coding sequence ATGGCTTGGGCCATATGGTCTAACAGAAATAGTATTGTGCATAAGGATGGTGGTCTTTCTCCTCTCCAAGTTTGGCATAGAGCAAGAAATGCTGTGGAAGAATTTACATGCTCTGCTAGTTGGGATTTTGGCTTAGTAAGGCCTGCTTCTTCTAGATGGAGCCCACCCCCTCCTAGAGTTTTTAAAGTAAATGTTGATGGTGCTTCTTCAGAACAAGAAGGTTCTTCCAGTGTGGGTGTTGTTATTAGAGACGTCAATGGTCAAGTAGTGGCTGCTCTGTGCTTGCCATTTCAGTCCTATTTTTCTGCAGAGCTTTCAAAAGTTTTTGCTTTGGAGCAAGGTGTCCTTTTTGCTCAAGAGCTTCAGCTGCCTTGGATTATTTTTGAATCTGATGCACTGGCAGTTATTCAAGCAATTAACGATAAAGCTACAGGAAGCATATTTGGCCACCTCATTCAGGGAATTTATCAAGTTTGTGAGTCTTTTGAATCTTGCCATTTCAAGTACTTAAGTAGAAGTTACAATTCAGTGGCCTACGAGCTCGCACAGCATGCTAGAAGAACTGGAAATTGCCAAATCTGGAAGGGCGTTGCCCCTCCCTTTGTTCTGTCTTTTCTGCAATATGATATGCAATCTGATCTGTGTAGTTAA